A genomic segment from Gracilinanus agilis isolate LMUSP501 chromosome 1, AgileGrace, whole genome shotgun sequence encodes:
- the TLCD3B gene encoding ceramide synthase isoform X2 — protein MSLLFVVGCFFFPMSFAILCWSLQKLSGLQMEKKEAVLVASKLVSSVQAIMASTAGYIVSTSCKHIIDDQHWLSSAYTQFAVPYFIYDIYAMFLCHWHKHQVKGHGRDEGGAGPPGNTWAVARGYLHKEFLMVLHHAVMVLVCFPLSVVWRQGKGDFFLGCMLMAEVSTPFVCLGKILIQYKQQHTLLHKVNGTLMLLSFLCCRVLLFPYLYWAYGQHAGLSLLSVPLNIPVHVNLGAALLLAPQLYWFFLICRGACRLFRPRGPAPPAPRQPPGLHDGPRD, from the exons ATGTCCCTACTTTTTGTAGTAGGCTGCTTTTTCTTCCCAATGTCTTTTGCCATCCTTTGCTGGAGCCTGCAGAAGCTTTCCGGTCTGCAAATGGAGAAAAAGGAGGCTGTCTTAGTGGCATCCAA GTTAGTATCCTCAGTCCAAGCTATCATGGCCTCCACAGCTGGCTACATCGTCTCCACTTCCTGCAAACATATCATTGATGACCA ACACTGGTTATCTTCAGCCTATACTCAGTTTGCTGTGCCCTACTTCATCTACGACATCTATGCCATGTTCCTGTGTCACTGGCACAAGCACCAGGTCAAAGGTCATGGAAGGGATGAGGGGGGGGCTGGCCCCCCAGGAAATACTTGGGCTGTGGCCCGTGGCTACCTGCACAAGGAATTCCTCATGGTGCTGCACCATGCAGTCATGGTGCTGGTCTGCTTTCCACTATCAGTG gtATGGCGCCAAGGCAAGGGGGACTTTTTTCTGGGCTGCATGTTGATGGCTGAAGTCAGCACACCCTTTGTCTGCCTGGGCAAGATCCTCATCCAG TACAAGCAGCAGCACACCCTGCTGCACAAAGTCAATGGGACCCTGATGTTGCTGAGCTTCCTGTGCTGTCGAGTGCTGCTCTTCCCCTACCTGTACTGGGCCTATGGGCAGCATGCAGGCCTGTCCCTGCTCTCTGTGCCCCTCAACATCCCCGTCCATGTCAACCTGGGGGCCGCCCTGCTGCTCGCTCCACAGCTCTACTGGTTCTTCCTCATCTGCCGGGGAGCATGTCGCCTCTTCAGGCCTCGGGGTCCTGCCCCTCCAGCCCCACGGCAGCCCCCAGGGCTGCACGATGGGCCCCGGGACTAA
- the TLCD3B gene encoding ceramide synthase isoform X1: MMLSPMVAGGVVFPGLFLLSKNTLQRLPQLRWEEADAVIVSARLVSSVQAIMASTAGYIVSTSCKHIIDDQHWLSSAYTQFAVPYFIYDIYAMFLCHWHKHQVKGHGRDEGGAGPPGNTWAVARGYLHKEFLMVLHHAVMVLVCFPLSVVWRQGKGDFFLGCMLMAEVSTPFVCLGKILIQYKQQHTLLHKVNGTLMLLSFLCCRVLLFPYLYWAYGQHAGLSLLSVPLNIPVHVNLGAALLLAPQLYWFFLICRGACRLFRPRGPAPPAPRQPPGLHDGPRD, translated from the exons ATGATGCTGTCCCCGATGGTGGCTGGGGGGGTTGTGTTCCCGGGACTCTTCCTCCTTTCCAAGAACACGCTCCAGAGGCTGCCCCAGCTGCGCTGGGAGGAGGCCGACGCGGTCATTGTCTCAGCCAG GTTAGTATCCTCAGTCCAAGCTATCATGGCCTCCACAGCTGGCTACATCGTCTCCACTTCCTGCAAACATATCATTGATGACCA ACACTGGTTATCTTCAGCCTATACTCAGTTTGCTGTGCCCTACTTCATCTACGACATCTATGCCATGTTCCTGTGTCACTGGCACAAGCACCAGGTCAAAGGTCATGGAAGGGATGAGGGGGGGGCTGGCCCCCCAGGAAATACTTGGGCTGTGGCCCGTGGCTACCTGCACAAGGAATTCCTCATGGTGCTGCACCATGCAGTCATGGTGCTGGTCTGCTTTCCACTATCAGTG gtATGGCGCCAAGGCAAGGGGGACTTTTTTCTGGGCTGCATGTTGATGGCTGAAGTCAGCACACCCTTTGTCTGCCTGGGCAAGATCCTCATCCAG TACAAGCAGCAGCACACCCTGCTGCACAAAGTCAATGGGACCCTGATGTTGCTGAGCTTCCTGTGCTGTCGAGTGCTGCTCTTCCCCTACCTGTACTGGGCCTATGGGCAGCATGCAGGCCTGTCCCTGCTCTCTGTGCCCCTCAACATCCCCGTCCATGTCAACCTGGGGGCCGCCCTGCTGCTCGCTCCACAGCTCTACTGGTTCTTCCTCATCTGCCGGGGAGCATGTCGCCTCTTCAGGCCTCGGGGTCCTGCCCCTCCAGCCCCACGGCAGCCCCCAGGGCTGCACGATGGGCCCCGGGACTAA